DNA from Leptospiraceae bacterium:
TGGTTGATTTTCTTTAAATACATTTTGATTTCCAAAAACTAAAATAGATCGAGTTCCTAACTGTTCTTGAATACTAAAAGAGATGATTTCCAAAACTTCTTCATAATTTTCTAATTCTTGAAGTTCTTCTGCAAAGTCAAAAAGAGATAAGTAGTAATCGATTCTTTTCTGACCAGCAATGTGAATTTCTTCAGGAAGAGTTAATACTTCTTCCTCTTCTTCAAGAATTCGACTGGGTAATGTTTCGTCCTTGGATTTTTGAGATAGCTCTTGATGGATTTCTTTTTCCCATTCTTCAAATATATCAACTTTGGGAGGTTGTAATTCTAATAGCTCTGGATCCTGTTTGGTTTTTTGATCGTCGATTTTATATCTCGGTAAATCAATTTTTTCATTGAATAGTTCCCGAAATTTCTTTGCCTTTAAATAAAGGCTTTTAGGTTCTTCTTCTAATTTTTTTCGAAATTCTATAAGTTTGTGGTATAAGCCCCGCTTTTCTTTTTGAAAAGCTAAAGCTTTTTCGAAAAGTCCCATTTTAGTTTTAGTTTTCGGGTGGATAAATTCCTAAAGTCTCAATCACTTTTTTATATAAGTTAAAATATTCGGAACGGCTAAACTCTTTGATTACATCGTCAGGCAGCTTATCAAATAGAGTATCCAAGTATGCAATGATCTTTTTTAGTTCTTCTTTTCGTATGCCAGTTTCACTTTCTATCTCGTCTACTAGGGAACTTCTATCTTTTATTTCTTTTTCTTGAATTCCTTGATCAAGTGTTGATTTTACTTCATAAATTTCTGGCTCTGGTACTACTACTTGATCCAAGTCTCCTTTAATTTCTTCTATAATGTCTGTTAGTTCATTGTCTGTAAGGGCTATTTTTTCTTCATCTTCTACAATCGGTTCCGGAACTTCGATGGTTTCTAAATCATCTTTATATATTTCATCAACTTGAACGTTTTCTTGTTGTTCTACTTCTTCATGAAGTTCTAAAGCTAAATCCTGGAATTCTTCACCTGACACAATTTGATCAAGTTCTTCAGGTGTAAGTGAAATAGACTCATCATCATCAATAGAAACGTCTGAAAGTTTAGGCATTTCAAAATCTTTCTCATCCAAATTATTGGCTCCCTGATTTTCATAGATGGGCTTTTCTTCATCCTCTAATACTATTTTGTTTACTAATTCTTCTTCTGGAATTTCAGGTTCAGGGACTTCAAGCAAGGGGAGGTCCTCATTCGTTTCTTGTATATCATCAATCTCAAAATCCTCTGGAACTTCTGATAGAATATCATCCAACTCATTTTCACTTAGACTAATAGGCTGCTCTACTTCATCAATTTCTGTTGTTTCATTTGATGTTTTTAGAGGTTTTAAATTAGATTCATCCATTTCTTCTAAATCGATTTCAATAGGCTCTGGGAGTTCCACAGACTCCTTTTTTTCTAATGTATCACTTATTTCTAATTCGGATGAGTAATCTCCATGGGAGTCTTTATCTAATTCAGACCCTATTTCTTTCTCAGAAACTTGATCTATCGACTCAAGTTCCAAAATCTCATCTAATTCGTTACTCGTAAGTGCTACAGAACCAAAATCTTCATATTCCTCTTGATTCTCTTGTTCTAATAAAAGTTCATGATTAGCATTAACATCATCAGAGTCAGATTTCACTTCATAATCATAGTCATGAAGCTTATTTACAGATTCATCTAAATCTATATTTAGTTCATCATCCAAAGTAAAATCAGGTAGATCAAGGGCTTCTAAATCAAAATCTATGTCTTCAAATTGCGATGAACTTTCTTTTTGACTCATATATTTTTTACATTTTCGGTTTTCTTAGAAAGAAAAATGACTTTTCTACCTGATAGAAAAAAATAAAAAAGAGAAGAAATAGTCAAGATTAATTTTCTTGTATAAAAGATAATTTTTTTCTTAGAGCGTCAAGCTTTTGTAATTTTAATTCTATTAGTTCGCTTCCGTGAGCTTTGAGTTTTTGAACTTCTTGGAATTCTTTTTGAATCTGTTCTTTTTTGAGTTCTTCTTTTTTGTATGCTTCGTTGGCTAATAAAGTGACTTTATTTTTTCTTACCTCGAGAAAACCACCATCAATAAAATATACTACCTTTTCTTCATCAGTGGTAATAACAACTTTACCAGGTCCTAACTCAGCTATGACATCAACATGATTTTTTAAAATCCCAGCTAATCCATCAAACAAAGGGATAATCACACTCTTAACACTTCCTTCGAATATGGGTCGATATGGTGTAACCAAACTTAAAAATAATCCTTCTTGTGTCATATCCTGTTCCTTTCAGAAAAAGAAAAGCCGGATCATCGGCTAATTAAACTTGAACTCCCATTTTTTTCGCATTTTCAATCACATCATCAATTGTTCCTGTCATGTAGAATGCTTGTTCTGGGATGTGGTCGTATTTACCAGAGATAACTTCTTTGAAGGATCGAATGGTATCCTCCAACTTCACATAAATCCCTTTTCTACCAGTGAATTGTTCAGCAACATGGAATGGTTGTGATAAGAACCTCTCAATCTTTCTTGCTCTTGCCACTAAAATTTTATCATCTTCTGAAAGTTCATCCATACCTAAAATAGCAATAATATCTTGTAGGTCTTTATATCTTTGTAAGATTCTTTGAACCTCTCTTGCGACTTGGTAATGTTCCTGTCCTACAATATGAGGTTGTAAAGCTCGGGAGGAAGAATCAAGAGGATCTACAGCCGGGTAAATTCCTTTTTCGGCAATGGCTCTACTCAATACAGTTGTAGCATCCAAATGGATAAAAGCTGTTGCAGGCGCTGGATCCGTTAAGTCGTCTGCTGGAACGTAAATCGCTTGTACTGACGTAATGGAACCTCTTTTTGTGGATGTGATACGTTCTTGGAGTTCCCCCATTTCCGTTGCCAAGGTTGGCTGATAACCCACAGCTGAGGGCATACGACCCAACAAGGCAGAAACTTCAGAACCCGCTTGGCTAAAACGGAAGATATTGTCAATAAAGAGTAAACAATCTACCCCTTTTACATCACGTAAGTATTCCGCCATTGTCAGGGCACTCAGACCAACACGTAATCTCGCACCAGGCGGTTCATTCATCTGTCCATAGCACAAAACAGTTTTACTGATAACGCCTGATTCTTTCATCTCCAACCAAAGATCATTTCCCTCACGGGTTCTTTCTCCCACACCTGCGAAAACAGAATATCCTCCATGTTCTTTTGCAAGGTTGTGGATTAACTCCATGATGATAACGGTTTTTCCTACACCAGCTCCACCAAAAAGTCCAGTCTTACCACCTCTTGTATAAGGTGCAAGTAAATCAATCACCTTGATGCCAGTTTCAAAAATTTCAACCTTCGGTTCAAGATCCATCATTTTTGGAGCTTCTCTATGGATTGGCCAATATTCATCTGCTTGAACTGGTGGTCCGTCATCTACGACTTCGCCTAAAACATTAAAAATCCTTCCTAACGTCACATCCCCCACAGGAACACTAATAGGGGCACCCGTGGCAATTACTTCTTGTCCACGAACTAATCCATCAGTTGATGAAAGTGCTACAGCCCGAACACGTCTTCCTCCCAATTGTTGTTGAACCTCTGCTACTAATCGCTCCTTTTTACCAAAACGATCCACAACCATTTCCAAAGCTTCGTAAATTTCTGGGATCCGATCATTCTCGAAAGCCACGTCAATAACAGTTCCAATAACTTGTGTGATTTTTCCATAGGATGGTTTATGTTTCACATTCATATTACACCTCTTCTTTTATTGTATAGCATCAGCACTGGTTACGATTTCTGCTATTTCTTGAGTAATTTTTCCTTGTCGTTTTCGGTTATACATCCTTGTTAAAATTTTAGTCATATCTCCTGCTGCATCGGATGCGGATTTCATGGCAATCCTTCGATAAATTTGCTCGGATGTTGTTGCCTCTAACATCAGCTTATATAAGGAATACTCAAGCATATAAGGAATGATCTTTTTGAGGATTTGTTCTTTCGAAGGAAGAAATAGAGTGTTCGGTTCGACCCTTTCTTTTTTCTCGGCTGTAATCATGGGGAGTAATTGCTTGACATCAGGTTTTTGGGAAGTTGAAGAATAATAATGGGTAGAAATCACCTCCAAAACATCAAACTCACCCTGAAGAAATGACATCATCAACTCATTCATGATATTTTTCGCATCCTCAAAACGTATTTTGTCCTCATAGTTTGGATATACTTTATCCACTGGGATACGAACAAATTTAAAGTAGGTAGCTCCTTTTTTGCCCATTACGTAAATCCGAAGATTTTTTTCTTTTTCTTGAAGTTCTCTGATTCTTTGTCTTGCTAATCTCAAAACATTGGAATTGTAAGCTCCACATAATCCTCGATTAGCAGTGATGATAAAGAGTAAATACGTTTTGGGATCTTCTTTGGGTTGTAGAAAAGGACTATCCACATTCCCCACCATCTGGGATAAGTTTTCCATGATTTCGAAGATTTTCTTTCCATAGGGTTGAGACTCATGAACGCGCAACATCATCTTTCGTGATTTAGCAGCTGAAACCATCTCCATCGTTTTGGTGATTTTTCGTATGTTCTTTACGGAGTTGATTCGCTTTTTGATTTCTTTTAATCCTGCCATAGTTTATCCCTTTAAGAAGCTTTTTTGGTTCGAATATCAGCAGCTGTTCCACTCAAATAAGAATTCACAAAATCCATGATGGTGTTTTCTAACAGTTTTTCATCTTCAATAATTTTCTTTTCTGCAATGGACTTGAGGATTTCTGGATGGGCTTCTTTTAAGTGTTTAAGAAGGAGTTTCTCTAACTCACGAATTTTTGGGACAGGTACTTTATCGAACAATCCACGTGTCACAGCAAAAATCACAACGACTTGATCTTCAACTGGGTAGGGATCAGACTCATCTTGCTTGAGGATTTCCATCACTCGATAACCTCGATCCAACTGAGCTTGGGTTGCTGGATCCAATTCTGTTCCTAATTGAGCGAAGGCTTCCAAGGCTTTGAATTGGGCTTGATCCAGACGAAGGCGACCTGCCACCGCCTTCATGGCTTTGATTTGAGCATTTCCACCTACACGACTCACGGAAATCCCCACATCAACCGCTGGTCGTTGCCCTGCCGCAAATAAACCTGGTTGTAGATAAATTTGTCCATCTGTAATCGAAATCACATTCGTTGGAATATAAGCTGAAACTTCCCCTTCTTGAGTTTCCACGATAGGAAGAGCTGTTAACGAACCTCCTCCGTATTTATCGTTCATTTTTGCTGCTCGCTCCAACAACCGGCTATGGAGATAAAAAATATCCCCTGGGTAAGCTTCTCGTCCTGGAGGTCTACGTAAAAGCAAGGACATTTGTCGATACGCATTCGCTTGTTTCGATAAGTCGTCATAGACTACAAGCGTATGTCTTCCATGTTCATACATAAAGTACTCCGCCATTGCGCAACCTGCATAAGGTGCTAAGTATTGCAGTGGCGCAGGATCTGAAGCGGAAGCATTTACAACGATTGTATAATCCATAGCACCATATTGTTTTAATTTTTCCACAACAGCTGCTACTTTGGAGGCTTTTTGCCCGATAGCCACATATACACAAATCACATCTTGTCCTTTTTGATTGATGATGGTATCTACAGCAATGGCGGTTTTTCCTGTATTTCGGTCTCCAATGATCAATTCCCTTTGACCTCTTCCAATGGGTATCATGGAATCAATCGCTTTGATCCCGGTTTGTAAGGGAATTTTCACGGGTTCTCTCGTTACAACCCCAGGAGCTATACGTTCTACTGGATAGGTCATGTCTGCTTTGATTTCGGGTCCACCATCTAAGGGTCGTCCCAGAGGATCAACCACTCTACCAAGAAGGGCATTTCCAACAGGAACTTGGAGAATTTTTCCAGTTCGTTTTACCTTCATTCCTTCACGAAGTTGCTCATACTCTCCTAATACTACTACACCAACAGAGGATTCTTCTAAGTTAAAAGCCAAACCTATAGTTCCGTCTTCGAATTCCACCATTTCGCTTGCCATTATATTTTCTAAACCATAGATTCTTGCGATCCCATCACCTACTGAAATTACTTCTCCGTATTCTGTTAAATCCAATTGTTTTTCGAAGCTTTGAATTTCTTTTTTCAATAAATTAACTACTTCATCGACTTTAATCTTCATATACAACTCCAGTAAGTTTTGTGTTTTTTAAGTTTTTATAAATGACCTTCAATTTCGTATTAATGCTGTCATCAATTTCATAACCTTGAGACTGTATAATTATACCACCAATGATTTCTGGTTTGGTAATAAATTCTACATCCACATTTTTTTTGTAATAGTGACTGAGTGTTTCTATGATATTCTTTTTTAACGACTCATCCAATGGAATAGCTGTGATTACCTTCACTGGAATGATGTTCATCATTTGATCGTAGTATTGACGATAGATATCTAGGACTTCTTCAAGAAATATCATTCTATCGTTTTTTGCCAAAACACAAAGAAAATTCAGTAATACCTCAGGTAAGAGTTCCTGAAAAGTTTTTTTAATTACATCAATTTTCCAATTTCTACTAATGGCAGGATTGTAAAAAAAATTTTCTATTTCTCGGTCTTTTCTGATGACTTCTACAACCTGGGATAAATAGTCAATGGTTTCTTGTTCTTTCCCTTGAGTGAGTTCTAATAAAGCCTTTGCGTAGGAATCTGGGATTTGTTCGAATATCATAATCTACCCCAATCAGTTTTGCGATGACTTTAACTCTCTTAAAGTTTCCTCCAGCAACCTTCGATGTTCTTCGGGTGTTAACGTTTTGTGGATGGCTTTTCTTGCTATTTCCATAGATAACTCTATGGCATAGTTGTGAATTTCTTGGATGGCTGATTCTTTAGCCAAGTTGATTTCTTTTTGAGCTCTTCTTCGTAATTCTTCGGCTTCCACTTTTGCCTTTTGGACGATTTCGTTTTTGAGATTTTCTGCATCTTTTTTGGCTTCTTGGATGATTTCTTGAGCTTCTTGCTTGAGGTCTAGTAATTTAGTTTCGTATTCTTGGAATTTCTGTTCAGCCTCAATCCGAAGCTTTTCTGCTTGTTTGATGTTATTTTCAATGTATTCAGCTCGCTGATCTAAGGCAACAATGATTTTTTTCCAAGCAAATATGTATAAAAGAACGGCTACCAAAATAAACGTAAAGGTTGTCCAAATCACTAAACCGGGATTCATTTCCAAAAGAGCTATTCCACCTGCTAAAAGAATCTTCATGATTATCCTCCTTTTTCAATAAAGAAATATACAAACCGGATTATTTTCCGGTTTGTTGTTCAACAACTGCAGGTTTTTCTGCGTATTTTAGCATGATTTCGTCGGTGATCTTTCCACCCAATTGAAAAGCAATCACAAGAGCAAAGAGAGTCGCACCTTCAATTAAGGCAGCAGAGATAATCATAGCAAGTTGGATTGCTCCCGCTGCTTCTGGTTGTCTACTGATGCTTTCTGCTGCTGAGGAACCAATTTTACCGATTCCATAGCCAGCTCCAATTATCACCAAGCCTATTCCTAGGCCCACTCCAATGAATGCCAAACTTATCATCGTTTCCTCCTTAAAAAAGTGCATTAATGCCTATGCATGCTTAACCCGATGAAAATAGAAGACAATAAAGTAAAAATAAATGCTTGTAGGAATGCTACAACGAATTCCAAAACATACATAAATGACATACCAAAAACAGAAAGAAAAGCCACAAACACCGCCAAAAGGGTCCATTTTGAAAATTGAAAGATAAAACTTGCAATCACTAAAATCACCACGTGTCCAGCGGTCATATTGGCTAAAAGCCGGATCATCAAAGCAAAACCTCTAGCAAGAGGTGCTACCAAAAACTCAATAGGCCACAACAAAGGATATAACCACAAGGGAACTCCCGAAGGAACTGCATGCCAAATGAATTGTATTCCTTGATATTTAAACCCGGCAACCCAAGTGAGAATTGTGGTCATGGCAGCTAAAGTAAAAGTGACAGCAATATCACCAGTAACAGTAATTCCGGGCCAAATCGCAAGGATAGGAGACGGCAAAACACCTACCTCGTGGGGATGATGATGCCCCGTAATGGCAGAGTAGATTTTTTCGGCAATCTCACCAAAAGGTGGGAAGAGCCCCAACAAGTTGCTAAACAGAATAAAGAAAAAAGCTGTGAGAATGTATCCTAAAAAGAAATTGCTGGGATGATGCATATTAGCTTCAGCGATATCATGACGTACAAACTGAAAAAGAACTTCAACCAAATTTGCAAAACGTCCTTGAATTTTGTAGGGATTTTTGGCAATTTTATTTGCTGCTGTGATAAAA
Protein-coding regions in this window:
- the atpG gene encoding ATP synthase F1 subunit gamma, whose amino-acid sequence is MAGLKEIKKRINSVKNIRKITKTMEMVSAAKSRKMMLRVHESQPYGKKIFEIMENLSQMVGNVDSPFLQPKEDPKTYLLFIITANRGLCGAYNSNVLRLARQRIRELQEKEKNLRIYVMGKKGATYFKFVRIPVDKVYPNYEDKIRFEDAKNIMNELMMSFLQGEFDVLEVISTHYYSSTSQKPDVKQLLPMITAEKKERVEPNTLFLPSKEQILKKIIPYMLEYSLYKLMLEATTSEQIYRRIAMKSASDAAGDMTKILTRMYNRKRQGKITQEIAEIVTSADAIQ
- the atpB gene encoding F0F1 ATP synthase subunit A, with the protein product MKIKKIILFFLLFFFSVSLFGGEEKESHSHWHQPTLDEVITHHLMDEPLFEFQIGGRKVYQGEPGFDKDPYRRYIFRDEKGLYKYEGGIPLHITKRVVMMWIVAILLLVIFITAANKIAKNPYKIQGRFANLVEVLFQFVRHDIAEANMHHPSNFFLGYILTAFFFILFSNLLGLFPPFGEIAEKIYSAITGHHHPHEVGVLPSPILAIWPGITVTGDIAVTFTLAAMTTILTWVAGFKYQGIQFIWHAVPSGVPLWLYPLLWPIEFLVAPLARGFALMIRLLANMTAGHVVILVIASFIFQFSKWTLLAVFVAFLSVFGMSFMYVLEFVVAFLQAFIFTLLSSIFIGLSMHRH
- the atpE gene encoding ATP synthase F0 subunit C encodes the protein MISLAFIGVGLGIGLVIIGAGYGIGKIGSSAAESISRQPEAAGAIQLAMIISAALIEGATLFALVIAFQLGGKITDEIMLKYAEKPAVVEQQTGK
- the atpD gene encoding F0F1 ATP synthase subunit beta, which encodes MNVKHKPSYGKITQVIGTVIDVAFENDRIPEIYEALEMVVDRFGKKERLVAEVQQQLGGRRVRAVALSSTDGLVRGQEVIATGAPISVPVGDVTLGRIFNVLGEVVDDGPPVQADEYWPIHREAPKMMDLEPKVEIFETGIKVIDLLAPYTRGGKTGLFGGAGVGKTVIIMELIHNLAKEHGGYSVFAGVGERTREGNDLWLEMKESGVISKTVLCYGQMNEPPGARLRVGLSALTMAEYLRDVKGVDCLLFIDNIFRFSQAGSEVSALLGRMPSAVGYQPTLATEMGELQERITSTKRGSITSVQAIYVPADDLTDPAPATAFIHLDATTVLSRAIAEKGIYPAVDPLDSSSRALQPHIVGQEHYQVAREVQRILQRYKDLQDIIAILGMDELSEDDKILVARARKIERFLSQPFHVAEQFTGRKGIYVKLEDTIRSFKEVISGKYDHIPEQAFYMTGTIDDVIENAKKMGVQV
- the atpF gene encoding F0F1 ATP synthase subunit B encodes the protein MKILLAGGIALLEMNPGLVIWTTFTFILVAVLLYIFAWKKIIVALDQRAEYIENNIKQAEKLRIEAEQKFQEYETKLLDLKQEAQEIIQEAKKDAENLKNEIVQKAKVEAEELRRRAQKEINLAKESAIQEIHNYAIELSMEIARKAIHKTLTPEEHRRLLEETLRELKSSQN
- the atpA gene encoding F0F1 ATP synthase subunit alpha, producing the protein MKIKVDEVVNLLKKEIQSFEKQLDLTEYGEVISVGDGIARIYGLENIMASEMVEFEDGTIGLAFNLEESSVGVVVLGEYEQLREGMKVKRTGKILQVPVGNALLGRVVDPLGRPLDGGPEIKADMTYPVERIAPGVVTREPVKIPLQTGIKAIDSMIPIGRGQRELIIGDRNTGKTAIAVDTIINQKGQDVICVYVAIGQKASKVAAVVEKLKQYGAMDYTIVVNASASDPAPLQYLAPYAGCAMAEYFMYEHGRHTLVVYDDLSKQANAYRQMSLLLRRPPGREAYPGDIFYLHSRLLERAAKMNDKYGGGSLTALPIVETQEGEVSAYIPTNVISITDGQIYLQPGLFAAGQRPAVDVGISVSRVGGNAQIKAMKAVAGRLRLDQAQFKALEAFAQLGTELDPATQAQLDRGYRVMEILKQDESDPYPVEDQVVVIFAVTRGLFDKVPVPKIRELEKLLLKHLKEAHPEILKSIAEKKIIEDEKLLENTIMDFVNSYLSGTAADIRTKKAS
- the atpH gene encoding ATP synthase F1 subunit delta — protein: MIFEQIPDSYAKALLELTQGKEQETIDYLSQVVEVIRKDREIENFFYNPAISRNWKIDVIKKTFQELLPEVLLNFLCVLAKNDRMIFLEEVLDIYRQYYDQMMNIIPVKVITAIPLDESLKKNIIETLSHYYKKNVDVEFITKPEIIGGIIIQSQGYEIDDSINTKLKVIYKNLKNTKLTGVVYED
- the atpC gene encoding ATP synthase F1 subunit epsilon, which gives rise to MTQEGLFLSLVTPYRPIFEGSVKSVIIPLFDGLAGILKNHVDVIAELGPGKVVITTDEEKVVYFIDGGFLEVRKNKVTLLANEAYKKEELKKEQIQKEFQEVQKLKAHGSELIELKLQKLDALRKKLSFIQEN